A genomic window from Variovorax paradoxus includes:
- a CDS encoding type 4a pilus biogenesis protein PilO has protein sequence MASNRPSQKIDVGAALQRFGEQFRGLNPNDPSMWPPVPRYALCLAVTALVLVALWFVWLTNSNDELESERSKEVALKADYQKKVAQAANLELLKKQREQVQQYVTLLEKQLPSKAEMDALLSDINQAGLGRSLQFELFRPGTVSVKDYYAELPIAVRVTGRYHDMGAFVADVAGLSRIVTLNNITVTPQKDKDVLTMDTTARTFRYLDDDERAAQKRAAAPKAKK, from the coding sequence ATGGCAAGCAATCGCCCCTCCCAAAAAATAGATGTCGGCGCTGCGTTGCAGCGTTTCGGCGAACAGTTCCGCGGGCTCAACCCGAACGATCCGTCGATGTGGCCGCCGGTGCCCCGGTACGCGCTCTGCCTGGCGGTCACCGCGCTGGTACTGGTTGCCTTGTGGTTCGTCTGGCTGACCAATTCGAACGACGAACTCGAAAGCGAACGTTCCAAGGAAGTCGCGCTCAAGGCCGACTACCAGAAGAAGGTTGCCCAGGCCGCCAACCTCGAACTGCTGAAGAAGCAGCGCGAACAGGTCCAGCAGTACGTGACCCTGCTCGAGAAGCAATTGCCCAGCAAGGCTGAAATGGACGCCCTGCTGTCGGACATCAACCAGGCAGGCCTTGGCCGCAGCCTTCAGTTCGAGTTGTTTCGTCCTGGCACGGTGTCGGTCAAGGACTACTACGCCGAGTTGCCGATTGCCGTTCGTGTGACGGGGCGCTACCACGACATGGGCGCCTTTGTAGCCGACGTTGCCGGCCTGTCGCGCATCGTGACGTTGAACAACATCACCGTCACCCCGCAAAAGGACAAGGACGTGCTGACGATGGACACCACCGCACGCACCTTCCGCTACCTCGATGATGACGAGCGGGCCGCGCAGAAGCGCGCCGCTGCGCCGAAGGCGAAGAAATGA
- a CDS encoding PilN domain-containing protein produces the protein MILINLLPHREAARKRRREAFFGTLGAAAVLGLLIAGLGYLWFEAQIAGQRSKNSFLSAEIKKLEVEIKEISTLQEEIAALRARQQAVEDLQGDRNLPVHLLNELVRQLPDGVYLTSMKQDNQTVTLQGMAQSNERVSELLRNLGNNSPWLVKPELVEITSANVNLNPRDQRRVANFTMRIGLKRPTDAQKAAAEKALAATAQSKG, from the coding sequence GTGATCCTCATCAATCTGCTTCCGCACCGCGAAGCTGCACGCAAGCGGCGGCGCGAGGCTTTCTTTGGCACCTTGGGCGCCGCAGCGGTGCTGGGTCTCCTGATCGCCGGCCTGGGCTACCTCTGGTTTGAGGCCCAGATCGCAGGGCAGCGATCAAAGAACAGCTTCCTCTCGGCCGAAATCAAGAAGCTCGAGGTCGAGATCAAGGAAATCTCGACATTGCAGGAAGAAATCGCGGCGCTGCGCGCGCGCCAGCAGGCCGTCGAAGACTTGCAGGGCGACCGCAATCTGCCTGTGCACCTGCTCAACGAACTGGTCCGGCAACTGCCCGACGGCGTCTACCTGACCAGCATGAAGCAGGACAACCAGACGGTCACGCTTCAGGGCATGGCGCAGTCGAACGAGCGTGTCTCGGAACTGCTGCGCAACCTTGGCAACAACAGCCCTTGGCTCGTGAAGCCGGAGCTGGTTGAAATCACGTCGGCAAACGTGAACCTGAATCCGCGCGACCAGCGCCGCGTTGCGAACTTCACGATGCGCATTGGCCTGAAACGCCCCACCGATGCTCAAAAGGCCGCCGCCGAAAAGGCCTTGGCCGCAACGGCGCAATCCAAGGGGTAA